The Pseudofrankia inefficax genome window below encodes:
- a CDS encoding ATP-dependent DNA helicase UvrD2, whose amino-acid sequence MSGELSASSRPSPQAPAPRPADGGAAGEPDGWGLDPEQRAAVFAPVGPVCILAGAGTGKTRTITRRIAHLTGQGVPGGQVLAVTFTTRAAGELRARLRGMDVEGVQARTFHAAALRQLSYFWPKVAGTALPSLVDSRIPLIAKAAGGRRLDRSELRDLASEVEWAKATLVTPEDYPVAAEKAGRDTVWPPDAVAGLYAGYEKAKRAAGVLDFDDLLLLTAAVIEEHSWVATELRTQYRHFVVDEYQDVNPLQQRVLDAWLGDRDSLCVVGDPNQTIYSFSGASPRYLVEFPRRFPEATVVSLVRDYRSTPQVVALANALLDGAGTAEPPTGGLGAQAAPRGLAEVPARRPALVAMRPPGPEPTLLECADEAAEAKAVVARIGALIALGVPASEIAVLYRINAASEAYEEAIGAAGLPYLVKGGDRFFDRPEVRDAIRLLRAAVRSAEADRPAGLADVVADVLRAGGWRATAPSVGAERERWENLAALHRLAVALAAAEPEAGLERFVAELADRAAHQHVPTVEGVTLASLHAAKGLEWDAVFLVGLADGMVPLVHAQSDEEIEEERRLLYVGITRARAHLTLSWALARTEGGRPRRRSRFLDGLRPTRARSTPARAARDERGERGGDTRARVRAAVRCRVCGQALSGAAARTGRCETCPSRVDRALLNRLRAWRAAKAEELRQPAFVILTDATLEAIAESRPASPADLVALPGIGQVKLDRYGAEVLALVAGV is encoded by the coding sequence ATGTCCGGTGAGCTGTCTGCCTCGTCCCGCCCCAGCCCCCAGGCCCCGGCGCCGAGGCCGGCCGACGGCGGCGCGGCGGGGGAGCCCGACGGCTGGGGGCTGGACCCGGAGCAGCGGGCCGCGGTGTTCGCCCCGGTGGGGCCGGTGTGCATTCTCGCCGGCGCCGGCACCGGCAAGACCAGGACCATCACGCGCCGGATCGCGCACCTGACCGGCCAGGGCGTGCCCGGCGGCCAGGTCCTCGCCGTCACCTTCACCACCCGGGCCGCCGGCGAGCTGCGGGCCCGGCTGCGTGGCATGGACGTCGAGGGCGTGCAGGCGAGAACGTTCCACGCCGCCGCGCTGCGCCAGCTGTCCTACTTCTGGCCCAAGGTCGCCGGCACCGCTCTCCCGTCGCTCGTCGACAGCCGGATTCCCCTGATCGCGAAGGCGGCCGGTGGGCGCCGGCTGGACCGCTCCGAGCTGCGCGACCTCGCCTCCGAGGTCGAGTGGGCCAAGGCCACCCTGGTGACCCCCGAGGACTACCCGGTCGCCGCCGAGAAGGCCGGCCGCGACACCGTCTGGCCGCCGGACGCCGTGGCCGGGCTCTACGCCGGCTACGAGAAGGCGAAACGCGCGGCGGGGGTGCTCGACTTCGACGACCTGCTGCTGCTGACCGCCGCCGTCATCGAGGAGCACTCCTGGGTCGCCACCGAGCTGCGCACCCAGTACCGCCACTTCGTCGTCGACGAGTACCAGGACGTCAACCCGTTGCAGCAGCGGGTGCTGGACGCCTGGCTCGGCGACCGGGACAGCCTGTGCGTCGTCGGCGACCCGAACCAGACCATCTATTCGTTCAGCGGTGCCTCGCCGCGCTACCTGGTCGAGTTCCCGCGCCGTTTTCCGGAGGCGACGGTCGTCTCGCTGGTCCGGGACTACCGCTCCACGCCCCAGGTGGTCGCGCTCGCCAACGCCCTGCTCGACGGCGCCGGCACCGCGGAGCCGCCGACCGGCGGACTCGGCGCTCAGGCCGCCCCCCGCGGACTCGCCGAGGTGCCCGCCCGACGGCCGGCGCTGGTCGCGATGCGTCCCCCGGGCCCCGAGCCGACGCTGCTGGAGTGCGCGGACGAGGCGGCCGAGGCGAAGGCGGTGGTCGCCCGGATCGGCGCGCTGATCGCCCTCGGCGTGCCGGCGAGCGAGATAGCCGTGCTCTACCGGATCAACGCGGCTTCCGAGGCCTATGAAGAGGCCATCGGCGCAGCCGGCCTGCCATACCTGGTGAAAGGCGGAGACCGGTTCTTCGACCGGCCCGAGGTCCGGGACGCCATCCGGCTGCTGCGGGCCGCGGTGCGCTCGGCCGAGGCCGACCGTCCCGCCGGGCTCGCCGACGTGGTCGCCGACGTGCTGCGCGCGGGTGGCTGGCGGGCCACGGCGCCGAGCGTCGGCGCCGAGCGGGAGCGTTGGGAGAACCTGGCCGCGCTGCACCGGCTCGCCGTCGCGCTCGCCGCGGCCGAGCCCGAGGCCGGCCTGGAGCGCTTCGTCGCCGAGCTCGCCGACCGGGCCGCCCACCAGCACGTGCCCACCGTCGAGGGCGTCACGCTGGCGTCCCTGCACGCGGCGAAGGGCCTCGAGTGGGACGCCGTGTTCCTGGTCGGTCTCGCCGACGGGATGGTGCCGCTCGTGCATGCCCAGAGCGACGAGGAGATCGAGGAGGAGCGCCGGCTGCTCTACGTCGGGATCACCAGGGCGCGGGCGCACCTGACGCTGTCGTGGGCGCTGGCCCGGACCGAGGGCGGCCGGCCCCGGCGGCGGTCCCGGTTCCTCGACGGGTTGCGCCCCACCCGGGCGCGGTCGACGCCGGCCCGGGCCGCGCGGGACGAGCGCGGCGAGCGAGGTGGCGACACCCGGGCCCGGGTCAGGGCCGCGGTGCGCTGCCGGGTGTGCGGGCAGGCGCTCAGCGGGGCCGCGGCGCGCACCGGCCGGTGCGAGACCTGCCCGAGCCGGGTCGACCGGGCGCTGCTGAACCGGCTGCGGGCCTGGCGGGCGGCGAAGGCGGAGGAACTGCGTCAGCCGGCGTTCGTCATCCTGACCGACGCGACGCTGGAGGCGATCGCCGAGAGCCGGCCCGCCAGCCCCGCCGATCTCGTCGCCCTGCCCGGCATCGGCCAGGTGAAGCTCGACCGCTACGGCGCCGAGGTGCTCGCCCTGGTAGCCGGGGTCTAG
- a CDS encoding WhiB family transcriptional regulator, which translates to MFDPSIMARIELERISLPCWDADPDLFFAESPTDVETAKAICVDCPVRLACLSTALDRHEPWGVWGGELVVTGVVVPRKRPRGRPRKVVAA; encoded by the coding sequence GTGTTCGACCCCTCGATCATGGCCCGGATCGAGCTGGAGCGTATTTCGCTGCCCTGCTGGGACGCTGATCCCGATCTCTTCTTCGCTGAGTCCCCGACGGATGTCGAGACCGCGAAGGCCATCTGCGTCGACTGCCCCGTCCGGCTGGCCTGCCTGTCGACCGCGCTCGACCGGCACGAGCCGTGGGGCGTGTGGGGCGGTGAGCTCGTGGTCACCGGAGTGGTGGTCCCGCGCAAGCGCCCCCGTGGCCGCCCCCGCAAGGTGGTTGCCGCCTGA
- a CDS encoding alkaline phosphatase family protein, translating into MPSSERTYAVRTGAVQPSAAPSPSDGLGLSHTPSPSRALGLAGSDRAALAAAVATLTAPGLAHVVDLVAWVADGWLNVANAAGSARLPVTAPAGAWQVLAGRNPVERQDPMHGVPRASALADPSPPNERNSYPLAGPRLLSVFADPTRSPDLVVVHTAGHYWPDRGGHRGEHGSLDAGQSRAPLLLSGAGVRARGLLARHARVIDLAPTLAALAGAPMPDVEGTSLAELLEADLAASPPRHVVGLLWDGTNCNDLLELVREGKLPNVARLLGRGCALTGGAIAEFPSVTLTNHTSALTGVGPGRHGILNNVYFDRAAGEQVVTNEVRVWHKACDHLRPGVRTVFEAIGAARPGVMTACVNEPIDRGATYSTFELVRAMESLDGPGGIADHLPSDDNDPHTSHDWTAADSDYAWSSRVDALGLRQMLDLWANGEPPAFTWWNTTATDTGHHGGGPYSPQSRASMLDADRRLGAFLDLVEARGLTEQTTVVLTADHGSEAARPNCLGDWDEALRAAGIDFRDEGYGFLYLGDLGGQLPPEPRRSTEG; encoded by the coding sequence GTGCCAAGCAGCGAGCGGACCTACGCCGTCCGGACCGGTGCCGTCCAGCCCAGCGCGGCGCCCAGCCCGTCCGATGGGCTCGGGCTGTCCCATACGCCCAGCCCGTCCCGCGCGCTCGGCCTGGCTGGTTCGGACCGCGCCGCGCTCGCGGCGGCGGTCGCCACGCTGACCGCCCCCGGCCTGGCCCACGTCGTCGACCTGGTCGCCTGGGTGGCGGACGGCTGGCTGAACGTCGCGAACGCCGCCGGTTCCGCCCGACTGCCGGTGACGGCCCCCGCGGGCGCCTGGCAGGTGCTGGCCGGGCGCAACCCGGTCGAGCGGCAGGACCCGATGCACGGCGTCCCGCGCGCGTCGGCCCTCGCCGACCCGTCGCCGCCGAACGAGCGCAACTCCTACCCGCTGGCCGGCCCGCGGCTGCTGTCGGTGTTCGCCGACCCGACCCGCTCGCCCGACCTGGTCGTCGTCCACACCGCCGGCCACTACTGGCCCGACCGGGGCGGCCACCGCGGCGAGCACGGCTCGCTGGACGCCGGGCAGTCCCGCGCGCCACTCCTGCTGTCCGGTGCCGGCGTGCGTGCCCGCGGCCTGCTGGCCCGGCACGCCCGGGTCATCGACCTCGCCCCGACGCTCGCCGCGCTCGCCGGCGCCCCGATGCCGGACGTCGAGGGAACGTCCCTCGCCGAACTGCTGGAGGCGGATCTGGCGGCCTCGCCGCCGCGCCACGTGGTCGGGCTGCTCTGGGACGGCACCAACTGCAACGACCTGCTTGAGCTGGTCCGCGAGGGCAAGCTGCCCAACGTCGCCCGGCTGCTCGGGCGTGGCTGCGCGCTGACCGGCGGCGCCATCGCCGAGTTCCCCAGCGTCACACTGACCAACCACACCTCGGCGCTGACCGGCGTCGGGCCCGGCCGGCACGGCATCCTGAACAACGTCTACTTCGACCGGGCCGCCGGCGAGCAGGTCGTCACCAACGAGGTGCGGGTCTGGCACAAGGCCTGCGACCACCTTCGGCCCGGGGTCCGGACCGTGTTCGAGGCGATCGGGGCCGCCAGGCCCGGCGTGATGACCGCCTGCGTCAACGAGCCGATCGACCGCGGCGCGACCTACTCGACCTTCGAGCTGGTCCGCGCGATGGAGAGCCTCGACGGCCCCGGTGGCATCGCCGACCATCTGCCGTCCGACGACAACGACCCGCACACCAGCCACGACTGGACCGCCGCGGATTCGGACTACGCCTGGTCGAGCCGGGTCGACGCGCTCGGGCTGCGCCAGATGCTGGACCTGTGGGCGAACGGCGAGCCGCCCGCCTTCACCTGGTGGAACACCACCGCGACGGACACCGGCCACCACGGGGGCGGGCCCTACTCGCCGCAGTCGCGGGCGTCGATGCTGGACGCGGACCGACGCCTCGGCGCCTTCCTGGACCTGGTCGAGGCCCGCGGGCTGACGGAGCAGACGACGGTGGTGCTGACGGCCGACCACGGCAGCGAGGCGGCCCGGCCGAACTGTCTCGGCGACTGGGACGAGGCCCTGCGCGCCGCCGGCATCGACTTCAGGGACGAGGGCTACGGCTTCCTCTACCTGGGGGACCTGGGCGGTCAGCTGCCGCCCGAGCCACGCCGCTCGACCGAGGGCTGA
- a CDS encoding ABC1 kinase family protein, with protein MSDIPRRAVVRTARLATLPIGYAGRATLGVGRRLGGRPAEAVATEVQRRTAEQVFRVLGELKGGAMKLGQALSVFEAALPDEVAGPYRAALTKLQEAAPPLPAATIHKVLAAELGPDWRTLFRSFDDSPVAAASIGQVHRAVWSDGRDVAVKVQYPGAGPALLSDLTQLGRVARLFGVLAPGLDVKPLIEELRARVAEELDYRLEGRWQQAFAEAFRGDPDIAIPWPVAAGDHILVSEWLDGTPLADVIAHGEQDRRDRAGALLCRFLWSGPARAGLLHADPHPGNFRLLADGRLGVLDFGAVKQLPDGMPEVIGRLTRLALDAHRAAVAAEDRADGADRADGANRAGSPAEAESSADDETTAAVLDGLRREGFIPPNATIDAHEFLASLGPLLDALAVEEFTFSRAWLREQAMRLADWRSPAAQVSRQLNLPASYLLIHRVTMSGIGLLCQLEATAGLRQEMERWQPGFAPPGSANARHAARANRPGRKLPLAAPGTVAGAELPEQGPSLFSPPRPRRASRTAKAPRQREPEPPETARGRDA; from the coding sequence GTGTCCGACATACCGCGCCGCGCCGTGGTCCGCACCGCCCGGCTCGCCACCCTGCCCATCGGCTACGCCGGCCGGGCCACGCTCGGCGTCGGCCGCCGGCTTGGCGGCCGGCCGGCCGAGGCCGTGGCGACCGAGGTCCAGCGACGCACGGCCGAGCAGGTCTTCCGCGTCCTCGGCGAGCTCAAGGGCGGAGCGATGAAGCTCGGCCAAGCGCTGTCCGTCTTCGAGGCGGCCCTGCCCGACGAGGTCGCCGGCCCCTACCGGGCCGCGCTGACGAAGCTGCAGGAGGCGGCGCCGCCACTGCCGGCGGCGACCATCCACAAGGTGCTGGCCGCCGAGCTCGGCCCGGACTGGCGCACGCTGTTCCGCTCGTTCGACGACAGCCCGGTCGCCGCGGCCAGCATCGGCCAGGTGCACCGGGCCGTCTGGTCCGACGGACGCGACGTCGCCGTCAAGGTGCAGTACCCGGGGGCCGGGCCGGCGCTGCTGTCGGACCTCACCCAGCTCGGGCGGGTCGCCCGGCTGTTCGGTGTACTCGCCCCCGGCCTGGACGTGAAGCCGCTGATCGAGGAGCTGCGCGCGCGCGTCGCCGAGGAGCTGGACTACCGGTTGGAGGGCCGTTGGCAGCAGGCCTTCGCCGAGGCCTTCCGGGGCGACCCCGACATCGCCATCCCGTGGCCGGTCGCCGCCGGCGACCACATCCTGGTCAGCGAGTGGCTCGACGGCACCCCGTTGGCCGACGTCATCGCCCATGGTGAGCAGGACCGGCGTGACCGGGCCGGGGCGCTGCTGTGCCGCTTCCTGTGGTCTGGCCCGGCGCGGGCCGGGCTGCTGCACGCCGACCCGCACCCGGGCAACTTCCGGCTACTGGCCGACGGCCGGCTCGGCGTGCTGGACTTCGGCGCGGTCAAGCAGCTGCCGGACGGGATGCCCGAGGTGATCGGCCGGCTGACCAGGCTCGCCCTGGACGCCCACCGCGCCGCGGTCGCCGCAGAGGACCGTGCCGATGGCGCGGACCGTGCCGATGGCGCGAACCGCGCCGGCTCCCCCGCCGAGGCGGAGTCGTCCGCCGACGACGAGACGACCGCCGCGGTACTCGACGGGCTGCGCCGCGAGGGCTTCATCCCACCGAACGCGACCATCGACGCGCACGAGTTCCTCGCCAGCCTCGGCCCGCTGCTCGACGCCCTCGCCGTGGAGGAGTTCACCTTCTCCCGAGCCTGGCTGCGCGAGCAGGCGATGCGGCTCGCCGACTGGCGTTCCCCGGCCGCCCAGGTCTCCCGTCAGCTCAACCTGCCGGCGTCGTACCTGCTGATCCACCGGGTCACGATGAGCGGGATCGGCCTGCTGTGCCAGCTGGAGGCGACGGCCGGGCTGCGCCAGGAGATGGAACGGTGGCAGCCCGGCTTCGCGCCGCCGGGCTCGGCCAACGCTCGGCACGCGGCCCGGGCGAACCGGCCGGGCCGCAAGCTCCCCCTGGCGGCGCCGGGCACGGTCGCCGGCGCCGAGTTGCCCGAGCAGGGTCCTTCGCTGTTCAGCCCGCCCCGGCCTCGGCGGGCCAGCCGGACCGCCAAGGCGCCACGCCAGCGAGAGCCCGAGCCTCCCGAGACAGCCCGCGGCCGCGACGCCTGA
- a CDS encoding ThiF family adenylyltransferase, whose protein sequence is MRPVLKPGLRRLWRDGSTLQLGVDPSRALVLPEVTPAHATALAALDGSRTHARLAQDEDPATVALVHLLGEAGLLDDATADGPDGLEAPGGPGRDLTGADRTGAREAALPPLSATERDRLRPDLAALSLATADPNGARRVLARRRLARVSVQGAGRVGAQVATLLAAAGVGHVVVDDAGLTGPADVAPGGLGLDDVGRPRAVATMAALARVARPSVLTGAAAPFRPDLLVLAPVGLPVLRPDESLGLERRAVPHLLAGVRETTGVVGPLVVPGLTACLHCQHLHRFAADAAWPLLALQLARRAEPGPDACEVTLATLVGALAAAQALAFLDAGPAIAGRFAGPGAAAPGSGEAVGRPVPATADGTLEIATPDWRIRRRTWPLHPDCPCRAARSATAPPASATTE, encoded by the coding sequence GTGCGCCCGGTACTCAAGCCCGGCCTGCGCCGCCTGTGGCGGGACGGGTCGACCCTGCAGCTCGGGGTCGACCCGTCCCGCGCGCTCGTGCTCCCGGAGGTGACGCCCGCGCACGCCACCGCGTTGGCGGCGCTGGACGGCTCCCGTACCCACGCCCGGCTCGCCCAGGACGAGGACCCCGCCACCGTCGCCCTGGTCCACCTGCTCGGCGAGGCGGGCCTGCTCGACGACGCCACGGCGGACGGTCCCGACGGACTCGAAGCCCCAGGCGGGCCCGGCCGTGATCTCACCGGCGCGGACCGCACCGGCGCGCGGGAGGCCGCGCTCCCGCCGCTGAGCGCCACCGAACGAGACCGGCTGCGGCCCGACCTGGCCGCCCTCTCACTGGCCACCGCCGACCCGAACGGTGCCCGCCGGGTGCTCGCCCGCCGCCGGCTCGCCAGGGTCAGCGTCCAGGGCGCGGGCCGGGTCGGCGCCCAGGTCGCCACCCTGCTCGCGGCCGCCGGCGTCGGTCACGTCGTCGTCGACGACGCGGGCCTCACGGGCCCGGCCGACGTCGCGCCCGGCGGCCTCGGTCTCGACGACGTCGGCCGGCCGCGCGCGGTCGCGACGATGGCCGCGCTCGCCCGGGTGGCCCGCCCGTCGGTGCTGACGGGAGCGGCCGCGCCCTTCCGGCCGGACCTGCTCGTGCTCGCGCCGGTCGGACTGCCCGTGCTGCGGCCGGACGAGTCGCTGGGGCTGGAGCGCCGAGCGGTCCCGCACCTGCTGGCCGGCGTCCGGGAGACGACCGGCGTGGTCGGCCCCCTCGTCGTGCCGGGGCTGACGGCGTGCCTGCACTGCCAACATCTGCACCGGTTCGCGGCCGACGCGGCCTGGCCGCTGCTCGCGCTCCAGCTGGCCCGGCGCGCCGAGCCGGGGCCGGACGCCTGTGAGGTGACACTTGCCACCCTGGTCGGCGCGCTGGCCGCCGCCCAGGCGCTCGCCTTCCTCGACGCCGGCCCGGCCATAGCGGGGCGTTTCGCCGGGCCGGGGGCGGCGGCTCCAGGTTCCGGTGAGGCCGTCGGTCGGCCTGTTCCGGCCACCGCCGACGGCACATTGGAGATCGCCACCCCGGACTGGCGGATCCGTCGGCGCACCTGGCCCCTGCATCCGGACTGCCCCTGCCGGGCAGCGCGCAGCGCCACCGCGCCGCCCGCCTCCGCGACCACCGAGTGA
- a CDS encoding DUF5679 domain-containing protein, whose product MADSLASYEGYCVKCKEKRNYEGEVRISESGRRMARGTCPVCGSTINRILGKA is encoded by the coding sequence GTGGCCGACAGCCTCGCCAGCTACGAGGGCTACTGCGTGAAGTGCAAGGAGAAGCGCAACTACGAGGGCGAAGTCCGGATCAGCGAGTCCGGCCGCCGGATGGCCCGGGGCACCTGCCCGGTCTGCGGCTCGACGATCAACCGGATTCTCGGCAAGGCCTGA
- a CDS encoding zinc-dependent metalloprotease, with the protein MSSQFPFGFTPGGGGGDGGQGPFGPFGGAAPFFAELEKLLSWQGGPVNWELAKQIAVRSVGADDPKLTSADEEAVAGALRIADVWIDPVTTLPAGGARAQAWTRARWIEATLPIWQKLCDPVAARVVEAMRTGLSGGLAQLGDAGGLPPELAAGLPPGLDLGALMAAGGPVVEMMNRVGGMLFGAQVGQAIGTLAGEVVSSTEIGLPLAPAGTAALLPANVAAFGEGLGVDAEEIRIYLALREAAATRLFAHVSWLRAHLLGTVEEYARGITVDQEALGQMMRMVDPSMLTDPEKLSEALGEDVFADATTPEQEAALGRLEVALALVEGWIDHVTDTAAAEHLPSAPRLREMVRRRRAEGGPAEQTFATLVGLSLRPRRLREAAALWEALRAARGADGRDAVWGHPDLLPSADDLSDPDGFVSGSSASTLDPIAEIEKLGEAPPEEQGPRSAE; encoded by the coding sequence ATGAGTAGCCAGTTTCCGTTCGGCTTCACCCCCGGCGGCGGGGGCGGCGACGGCGGCCAAGGGCCGTTCGGCCCGTTTGGCGGCGCCGCGCCGTTCTTCGCTGAGCTGGAAAAGCTGTTGTCCTGGCAGGGCGGCCCGGTCAACTGGGAGCTCGCCAAACAGATCGCGGTGCGGTCCGTCGGCGCCGACGACCCGAAGCTCACCTCGGCTGACGAGGAGGCCGTCGCCGGCGCGCTGCGGATCGCGGACGTCTGGATCGACCCGGTCACCACGCTGCCGGCCGGCGGCGCGCGGGCGCAGGCCTGGACGCGGGCACGCTGGATCGAGGCCACGTTGCCGATCTGGCAGAAGCTGTGCGACCCGGTCGCGGCCAGGGTCGTCGAGGCGATGCGGACCGGCCTGTCCGGTGGGCTGGCGCAGCTGGGCGACGCGGGCGGGCTGCCGCCGGAGCTCGCGGCCGGGCTGCCGCCGGGCCTGGACCTCGGCGCGCTGATGGCGGCCGGCGGCCCGGTCGTCGAGATGATGAACCGGGTCGGCGGGATGCTGTTCGGCGCCCAGGTCGGCCAGGCGATCGGCACGCTGGCCGGGGAGGTCGTCTCGTCCACCGAGATCGGCCTGCCGCTGGCGCCGGCCGGGACGGCGGCGCTGCTGCCGGCGAACGTCGCCGCCTTCGGCGAGGGGCTCGGCGTCGACGCCGAGGAGATCCGCATCTACCTGGCGCTGCGGGAGGCGGCCGCGACCCGGCTGTTCGCCCACGTCTCGTGGCTGCGCGCGCACCTGCTCGGCACCGTCGAGGAGTACGCCCGCGGCATCACGGTCGACCAGGAGGCACTCGGCCAGATGATGCGGATGGTCGACCCGAGCATGCTGACCGATCCGGAGAAGCTCTCGGAGGCGCTCGGCGAGGACGTCTTCGCCGATGCGACCACCCCGGAGCAGGAGGCCGCCCTCGGGCGGCTGGAGGTCGCCCTCGCGCTCGTCGAGGGCTGGATCGACCACGTGACGGACACCGCGGCCGCCGAGCACCTGCCGTCCGCGCCCCGGCTGCGCGAGATGGTCCGCCGCCGGCGGGCCGAGGGCGGCCCGGCGGAGCAGACCTTCGCCACGCTGGTCGGTCTCTCGCTGCGGCCACGCCGGCTGCGCGAGGCCGCGGCGCTCTGGGAGGCCCTGCGGGCCGCGCGCGGCGCCGACGGGCGGGACGCCGTCTGGGGCCACCCGGACCTGCTTCCGTCGGCTGACGACCTGAGCGACCCGGATGGCTTCGTCTCCGGATCGTCGGCGAGCACCCTCGACCCGATCGCGGAGATCGAGAAGCTCGGCGAGGCACCTCCGGAGGAGCAGGGCCCCCGGTCCGCCGAGTAG
- a CDS encoding molybdenum cofactor biosynthesis protein MoaE — protein sequence MDLSLAAPVARADRRPLVVAALRDAPLSVDECLAAVALPEAGGTALFIGTVRDHDGGKSVVELEYSAHPSAEQTMAAVAREVADGLVPETAAWAGSPAQPHRHEGAHAHGAAPLGLLAVAVHHRTGLLTIGDIAVVAAASAAHRAEAFVACRQLIDQIKTRVPIWKRQMFADGTSEWVGAC from the coding sequence ATGGACCTCTCCCTGGCGGCCCCGGTGGCGCGCGCGGACCGCCGGCCGCTCGTCGTGGCAGCCCTGCGGGACGCGCCGCTGTCGGTGGATGAATGCCTTGCTGCGGTCGCGCTGCCCGAGGCAGGCGGAACCGCCCTGTTCATCGGGACTGTCCGGGACCATGACGGCGGGAAGTCCGTGGTGGAGCTGGAGTACTCGGCCCATCCGTCGGCCGAGCAGACGATGGCGGCCGTCGCCCGCGAGGTCGCGGACGGCCTTGTTCCCGAGACCGCGGCGTGGGCCGGCTCGCCCGCCCAGCCACACCGCCACGAGGGCGCCCACGCCCACGGGGCCGCCCCGCTCGGACTGTTGGCCGTGGCAGTGCACCACCGCACCGGATTGCTCACGATCGGGGACATCGCGGTCGTCGCCGCGGCGTCCGCCGCGCACCGGGCTGAGGCGTTCGTGGCCTGTCGGCAGCTCATCGACCAGATCAAGACACGGGTACCGATCTGGAAGCGGCAGATGTTCGCCGACGGCACGTCGGAATGGGTAGGCGCCTGCTGA